A window from Streptomyces sp. NBC_00271 encodes these proteins:
- a CDS encoding S8 family peptidase, with amino-acid sequence MTAPRKRSRRAIALPLGMATATALAFLPNVSASAADTDSSAAQTATATTADATALSYVVNVSPGHGTSSSVKKAIAKAGGTIVTSYDQIGVIVVHSSNADFAKTIRGVRGVQSAGNTRNAPLPAQSTTDTGAPQVLTTAQEKAASAEAAAGQDPLESLQWDLPAIKADKAHEKTLGSSKVTVAVIDTGVDDTHPDIAPNFDRDASVNCVTGKPDTTDGAWRPTAAESPHGTHVAGEIAGAKNGVGITGVAPGVKVAGIKVATTAGYFYTEAVVCGFVWAAEHHVDVTNNSYYTDPWYFNCKDDPDQKALVDAITRASQYAEHRGTVNVAAAGNENYDLAADSITDPVSPNDGTPSDRVIDPSKCYDIPTQLPGVVTVAATGAKGIKSSFSNHGLGVIDVAAPGGDSTRYQTPAPPATSGLILGPLPGGTWGYMAGTSMASPHVAGVAALIKSTHPHASAALVKALLYAEADATPCTDPYDIDGDGKVDAVCEGTKNHNGFYGWGTVNALKAVTK; translated from the coding sequence ATGACCGCGCCTCGCAAGCGCTCCCGTCGCGCCATAGCCCTCCCGCTCGGGATGGCCACGGCGACGGCCCTCGCCTTCCTGCCGAACGTCAGCGCCTCGGCGGCCGACACCGACAGCTCCGCCGCGCAGACCGCCACGGCGACGACGGCGGACGCGACCGCCCTCAGCTATGTCGTCAACGTCAGCCCCGGGCACGGCACTTCCTCCTCCGTGAAGAAGGCCATCGCCAAGGCGGGCGGCACGATCGTGACGTCGTACGACCAGATCGGCGTGATCGTCGTGCACTCCTCGAACGCCGACTTCGCCAAGACGATCCGCGGCGTACGCGGCGTGCAGTCGGCCGGCAACACGCGCAACGCGCCGCTGCCCGCGCAGTCGACCACCGACACGGGCGCGCCCCAGGTGCTCACCACGGCGCAGGAGAAGGCCGCGAGCGCCGAGGCCGCCGCCGGACAGGACCCGCTGGAGTCCCTCCAGTGGGACCTGCCCGCCATCAAGGCGGACAAGGCGCACGAGAAGACCCTCGGCAGCAGCAAGGTGACGGTCGCAGTGATCGACACCGGTGTCGACGACACGCACCCCGACATCGCGCCGAACTTCGACCGCGACGCCTCGGTCAACTGTGTGACGGGCAAGCCGGACACCACCGACGGGGCCTGGCGGCCGACCGCCGCGGAGAGCCCGCACGGCACGCATGTCGCGGGCGAGATCGCGGGCGCCAAGAACGGCGTCGGTATCACCGGAGTCGCGCCCGGCGTGAAGGTCGCCGGCATCAAGGTGGCCACGACGGCCGGCTACTTCTACACCGAGGCCGTCGTCTGCGGTTTCGTGTGGGCCGCCGAGCACCACGTCGACGTGACCAACAACAGCTATTACACCGACCCCTGGTACTTCAACTGCAAGGACGACCCGGACCAGAAGGCCCTGGTCGACGCGATCACCCGCGCCTCGCAGTACGCGGAGCACAGGGGCACCGTCAACGTCGCCGCGGCGGGCAACGAGAACTACGACCTGGCCGCCGACTCGATCACCGACCCGGTCTCCCCGAACGACGGCACGCCCTCGGACCGGGTGATCGACCCCTCCAAGTGCTACGACATCCCCACCCAGTTGCCGGGTGTGGTCACCGTGGCCGCGACGGGCGCCAAGGGCATCAAGTCGTCCTTCTCCAACCACGGCCTGGGCGTCATCGACGTCGCCGCGCCCGGCGGCGACTCGACGCGCTACCAGACCCCGGCACCTCCCGCCACCAGCGGCCTGATCCTCGGCCCGCTGCCCGGCGGCACCTGGGGCTACATGGCCGGTACGTCGATGGCGTCCCCGCACGTCGCCGGTGTCGCCGCCCTCATCAAGTCGACCCACCCGCACGCCTCCGCCGCCCTGGTGAAGGCGCTGCTGTACGCGGAGGCCGACGCCACGCCGTGCACCGACCCCTACGACATCGACGGCGACGGCAAGGTCGACGCGGTGTGCGAGGGCACGAAGAACCACAACGGGTTCTACGGCTGGGGCACCGTCAACGCGTTGAAGGCGGTCACGAAGTGA
- a CDS encoding CoA transferase, with translation MTRTDFAWAALGGDPALVSQISAVAREGVLPARLPVRGTARACVAVCALAGAELTAGRTGGKVPEVRVDDGAVATAFHSERHLRVDGREPVNFAPLSRFWRTADGWVRTHANYPHHQKRLLGALGVPESRGSLAEVLAEVLAERSAIEVEETVYAAGGLAIALRTPGRWAAHPQGRAVAAHPLVAREQLDTAPVRRLAPLAGDPPLPAAGVRVLDLTRVIAGPVATRTLALLGADVLRIDSPRLPEIDDQHADLDFGKRSATLDLSTRGDRSAFDELLAEADVVVTGYRPGALDRFGLSPGALAERRPGLVVAQLSAWGDYGPWSGRRGFDSLVQVATGIAQIEGSAERPGALPAQALDHGTGYLLAAAVLRSLTEQTREGGTRLVRLALARTAAWLMEGPTHLEREPADTSYEPGPWLAETDSDLGRLRYARSPVSFAGGPIDWARPPGRWGADSARWA, from the coding sequence ATGACTCGTACGGACTTCGCGTGGGCCGCTCTGGGCGGCGACCCCGCACTCGTCTCACAGATCTCGGCCGTCGCACGGGAGGGAGTGCTGCCCGCACGGCTGCCGGTGCGCGGGACGGCCCGGGCGTGTGTCGCGGTCTGTGCCCTCGCCGGGGCCGAGCTGACCGCAGGGCGCACCGGAGGGAAGGTGCCCGAGGTGCGGGTCGACGACGGGGCTGTCGCCACCGCCTTCCACAGTGAGCGGCACCTGCGCGTCGACGGTCGTGAGCCGGTCAACTTCGCCCCGCTGTCCCGGTTCTGGCGGACGGCGGACGGCTGGGTCCGCACCCACGCGAACTATCCGCACCATCAAAAGCGGCTGCTGGGCGCGCTGGGTGTACCGGAGAGCCGGGGCTCCCTCGCCGAAGTGCTCGCCGAGGTGCTCGCCGAGCGGTCGGCCATCGAGGTGGAGGAGACGGTGTACGCGGCCGGCGGGCTCGCGATCGCCCTGCGCACGCCCGGCCGGTGGGCGGCGCACCCACAGGGGCGGGCGGTCGCCGCACACCCGCTGGTGGCCCGCGAGCAACTGGACACGGCACCCGTACGACGGCTCGCCCCGCTCGCCGGGGATCCGCCGCTGCCCGCCGCGGGCGTCCGCGTGCTGGACCTCACCCGGGTCATCGCGGGCCCGGTGGCCACCCGCACGCTCGCCCTCCTCGGCGCGGACGTCCTGCGGATCGACAGCCCGCGCCTGCCCGAGATCGACGACCAGCATGCCGACCTGGACTTCGGGAAGCGGTCCGCCACGCTCGACCTGTCGACGCGCGGGGATCGCTCGGCCTTCGACGAGCTGCTCGCCGAGGCCGATGTCGTCGTCACCGGGTACCGGCCCGGCGCACTGGACCGGTTCGGGCTCTCCCCGGGGGCGCTGGCCGAGCGGCGGCCCGGTCTGGTGGTGGCGCAGTTGTCGGCGTGGGGCGACTACGGGCCGTGGTCCGGGCGGCGGGGCTTCGACAGTCTGGTGCAGGTCGCCACCGGGATCGCGCAGATCGAGGGGTCCGCGGAGCGGCCGGGTGCGCTGCCCGCGCAGGCCCTCGACCACGGCACGGGGTACCTGCTGGCCGCCGCGGTGCTCCGGTCGCTCACCGAGCAGACCCGGGAGGGCGGGACGCGGCTCGTCCGGCTGGCGCTCGCGCGGACGGCCGCGTGGCTGATGGAGGGGCCGACGCACCTGGAGAGGGAGCCCGCCGACACCTCGTACGAACCGGGCCCCTGGCTCGCCGAGACCGACAGCGACCTGGGCCGGCTCAGGTACGCACGGTCGCCCGTCTCCTTCGCCGGCGGGCCCATCGACTGGGCCCGCCCGCCCGGACGTTGGGGGGCGGACTCGGCCCGGTGGGCGTGA
- a CDS encoding S8 family serine peptidase gives MAHLRSRRRLALAVPVVLSLTASLGFLPGAASAAPLTASATTSADGPNLAYVVNTRTDHRTIASVEKAISAAGGTVVIAYEKIGVIVVHSANPDFGKRIRAVRGVQSAGATRTAPLTAAGTTDEGAAQMLSAAEASKVSRTAAAGEEPLEADQWDLRAIGADKAAKTNPGSKSVTVAVIDVGVDDTHPDIAPNFSPSQSANCVGGKPDTTYGAWRPVDADHYHGTHVAGEIAAARNGIGVAGVAPGVKVSGITVAEPDAGQLFYPESVVCAFVFAADHGVEITNNSYYVDPWLYNCLDDPDQRAIVDAVNRAQLYAQKKGTLNVAAAGNSNDDLDSNALVDASSPDDSTAVTRTVDPHKCFDVPTQLPGVVTVASTGVTGAKSYFSSYGKGVIDVAAPGGDKYQIPDTPSKNGRILSTMPNNQYGFLQGTSMATPHVAGVAALLKSTHPWASPAQLQALLKAEADNPGCPTAPYDGNGDGVVDATCVGGKHVNGFYGAGIVNALRAVK, from the coding sequence ATGGCTCATCTGCGTTCCAGACGTCGCCTCGCCCTCGCGGTGCCGGTCGTCCTGTCCCTCACCGCCTCGCTCGGTTTCCTGCCGGGCGCCGCGTCGGCCGCCCCGCTGACCGCGTCCGCCACGACGAGCGCGGACGGCCCCAACCTCGCGTACGTGGTCAACACCAGGACGGACCACCGCACCATCGCGTCGGTGGAGAAGGCGATCTCCGCGGCGGGCGGCACCGTCGTCATCGCCTACGAGAAGATCGGCGTGATCGTCGTCCATTCCGCCAACCCGGACTTCGGCAAGCGGATTCGCGCCGTGCGCGGGGTGCAGTCGGCGGGCGCGACCCGGACCGCGCCGCTGACGGCCGCGGGGACGACGGACGAGGGCGCGGCGCAGATGCTGTCCGCCGCCGAGGCTTCCAAGGTCTCCAGGACCGCCGCCGCGGGCGAGGAGCCCCTGGAAGCCGACCAGTGGGACCTGCGCGCGATCGGCGCCGACAAGGCCGCGAAGACCAACCCGGGCAGCAAGAGCGTGACGGTCGCCGTGATCGACGTCGGCGTCGACGACACGCACCCGGACATCGCCCCGAACTTCTCCCCCTCGCAGTCCGCGAACTGCGTGGGCGGCAAGCCGGACACCACGTACGGCGCATGGCGCCCCGTGGACGCCGACCACTACCACGGCACCCATGTCGCGGGGGAGATAGCCGCCGCCCGCAACGGCATCGGTGTCGCGGGCGTGGCGCCCGGTGTGAAGGTCTCGGGCATCACCGTGGCCGAGCCGGACGCGGGCCAGCTCTTCTACCCGGAGAGCGTCGTCTGCGCCTTCGTCTTCGCCGCCGACCACGGCGTGGAGATCACCAACAACAGCTACTACGTGGACCCGTGGCTCTACAACTGCCTCGACGACCCCGACCAGAGGGCCATCGTCGACGCCGTCAACCGGGCCCAGCTGTACGCCCAGAAGAAGGGCACCCTCAACGTCGCCGCGGCGGGCAACTCCAACGACGACCTCGACTCGAACGCCCTCGTCGACGCCTCCAGCCCCGACGACTCGACCGCCGTGACCCGCACGGTCGACCCGCACAAGTGCTTCGACGTACCGACCCAGCTGCCGGGTGTCGTCACGGTCGCCTCGACCGGCGTCACCGGTGCCAAGTCGTACTTCTCCAGTTACGGCAAGGGCGTCATCGACGTTGCCGCGCCGGGCGGCGACAAGTACCAGATCCCGGACACGCCGTCGAAGAACGGCCGCATCCTGTCGACGATGCCGAACAACCAGTACGGCTTCCTGCAGGGCACGTCGATGGCGACGCCGCACGTCGCGGGCGTGGCCGCGCTGCTGAAGTCCACGCACCCCTGGGCCTCGCCGGCCCAGCTCCAGGCGCTCCTCAAGGCCGAGGCGGACAACCCCGGTTGCCCGACCGCCCCGTACGACGGGAACGGCGACGGCGTCGTGGACGCCACCTGCGTGGGCGGCAAGCACGTGAACGGCTTCTACGGAGCCGGGATCGTCAACGCACTGCGCGCGGTCAAGTAA